One region of Bacillota bacterium genomic DNA includes:
- the cas5 gene encoding CRISPR-associated protein Cas5: MKVLKIVAEGITTSFRYPHFMQGVQPTFEMPPPATIYGHICSALGEWVAPEGVQFAYHFTYLARFDDVEHTHVLVPAGGKLPGSRIPKALEGQVNPFKRAILFRPRLILYLNRPEWEPYFRSPRYAVVLGRSQDLFAYTQVGVVRLETSERAYFEHTLAPYRMALQTGRGYVVLMPRFLDYHHGRAPTFARYVVLHRRVYSDELIRFEGMEKETFWIDPTSPQEKGAHLGLFFHTFVGEYDDRPLVAGVAG, from the coding sequence ATGAAGGTGCTGAAGATTGTGGCTGAGGGGATTACCACCTCGTTTCGTTACCCCCACTTCATGCAGGGCGTACAGCCTACGTTTGAAATGCCGCCCCCGGCTACAATTTACGGACATATATGCAGCGCCCTGGGAGAGTGGGTTGCGCCGGAAGGCGTGCAATTTGCCTACCACTTTACCTACCTGGCGAGGTTTGACGATGTCGAACACACGCATGTACTGGTACCAGCTGGCGGTAAACTTCCGGGGAGTAGAATACCAAAGGCTTTGGAAGGACAGGTCAACCCTTTCAAGCGGGCAATTCTCTTCCGACCCAGGCTTATCCTTTACCTTAACCGGCCGGAATGGGAGCCCTATTTTCGTTCGCCACGGTATGCCGTAGTTCTGGGAAGGTCGCAGGACCTTTTTGCCTATACACAGGTTGGCGTCGTGCGGTTGGAGACCTCCGAACGAGCCTATTTCGAACATACCCTGGCTCCCTACCGAATGGCGCTGCAAACCGGCAGGGGATACGTTGTGCTCATGCCACGCTTCCTCGACTACCATCACGGGCGTGCTCCGACTTTTGCCCGGTATGTGGTCCTGCACCGGCGAGTGTACTCGGACGAACTGATAAGGTTCGAAGGTATGGAGAAGGAAACCTTCTGGATTGATCCCACATCGCCTCAGGAAAAAGGGGCACATCTTGGGCTGTTCTTCCATACCTTTGTGGGGGAGTACGATGACCGACCTCTTGTGGCCGGCGTGGCTGGATGA
- a CDS encoding type I-B CRISPR-associated protein Cas8b1/Cst1 encodes MLSYTGHPLYDVGVATVTAFVRKRDPVMVTLADLAAVADFIEREYQREPLKSFLGVAFTTNAWFNQPAFTKQPQKRKDYARRLLRSLSEGSSGERCVFTGEPATAVAFSDKLPPGRAFRQHVPLLTGEDVINFYPWGDAGLPVAAKAILCLQAFPLGCAKCGGRLLAVHSDNPDLIYDFARAFLEYNRRALDLAQKAGHKKMPEAKSSAKTLLIVTLLEIERRRWEEAQDRRPSSVTAYHLTNSGQSNPLDERNPPLEIYHLPLEITGFLFSLVSDTYRSEWNAIAERAWQMVLPAKRKKKETDEPGGDQPRRNFLYEDLFHLPDNAPLFVRRYLLRIPVRSQREDDPRRLYSLRDEASLVSWKLTELLLREVIGVDKARIEQIRDLGDRLAAYVSGENDRRFFTAFFGERNYDLFRNALIKANLAHVKRGNPPLITLDPYIQVFEEGNEVARPDWRLARDLVLIRMIEQLYNLGWLGRNIDVLPETAESTEEKEEGF; translated from the coding sequence ATGCTTTCGTATACTGGCCATCCGTTGTACGACGTCGGGGTGGCCACGGTTACAGCATTCGTAAGGAAAAGAGACCCTGTCATGGTTACTCTAGCTGACCTCGCGGCGGTGGCGGATTTCATCGAGCGGGAATATCAGCGGGAGCCGCTCAAGTCCTTCCTAGGCGTTGCCTTTACAACCAACGCCTGGTTCAACCAGCCAGCTTTTACCAAACAGCCTCAGAAACGAAAAGATTACGCCCGGAGGCTCCTGAGGTCTCTCAGCGAGGGATCGTCTGGGGAACGCTGCGTTTTTACGGGTGAACCTGCGACGGCGGTTGCTTTTTCAGATAAGCTTCCTCCCGGACGTGCTTTCCGGCAGCATGTCCCGCTACTGACAGGTGAGGACGTCATTAACTTTTATCCATGGGGCGATGCCGGATTGCCGGTTGCCGCCAAGGCGATACTGTGTCTGCAGGCTTTCCCGCTCGGTTGTGCAAAGTGTGGAGGCAGGTTACTGGCAGTGCATTCGGACAATCCCGACCTCATTTACGATTTTGCCAGGGCCTTTCTGGAGTACAACCGCCGGGCGCTGGACCTCGCCCAGAAAGCCGGGCATAAAAAGATGCCTGAGGCCAAATCTTCCGCGAAGACGCTGCTCATCGTGACTCTGCTGGAAATCGAGCGGCGGCGATGGGAGGAAGCTCAGGATCGGCGTCCATCCTCCGTAACGGCCTATCACCTGACCAATAGCGGTCAATCGAACCCGCTGGACGAGCGTAATCCGCCCCTGGAGATCTATCATTTGCCGCTAGAAATAACGGGTTTTCTCTTCTCCCTGGTAAGCGATACCTACCGGAGCGAATGGAACGCGATCGCTGAACGGGCCTGGCAAATGGTGCTTCCGGCAAAGAGAAAAAAGAAGGAAACGGACGAACCGGGTGGCGACCAGCCGCGGCGGAATTTCCTGTACGAGGACCTGTTTCATCTGCCCGATAATGCCCCGCTGTTTGTCCGCCGCTATTTGTTGAGGATACCGGTGCGCAGCCAGCGGGAAGATGATCCGCGGCGGCTGTACTCGTTAAGGGATGAGGCGAGCCTTGTTTCATGGAAGCTGACCGAACTTTTGCTGAGGGAGGTGATAGGCGTGGATAAGGCGCGCATTGAGCAGATTCGGGATCTGGGTGATCGTCTGGCAGCTTACGTCAGTGGCGAAAACGACCGGCGATTCTTTACCGCCTTTTTCGGCGAGCGGAACTACGATCTTTTCCGTAACGCCCTGATCAAGGCTAATCTTGCCCACGTCAAACGCGGCAATCCACCGCTCATTACCTTAGATCCGTATATTCAGGTTTTTGAGGAAGGAAATGAAGTAGCGCGACCGGATTGGCGTCTGGCGCGCGACCTCGTACTGATCCGGATGATTGAGCAGCTTTACAACCTCGGCTGGTTAGGCAGGAACATAGATGTTCTGCCGGAAACCGCAGAGAGCACCGAAGAAAAAGAGGAGGGATTTTAA
- a CDS encoding helix-turn-helix transcriptional regulator — protein MITWRLHLKMAEKRMKIIDLARVTGLAPETVSKYYHDKGITAVEMDTLEAFCKALDCQPGDLLVYVPDGEESRPEG, from the coding sequence ATGATTACGTGGAGACTCCATCTCAAGATGGCTGAAAAAAGAATGAAAATAATCGATCTTGCCAGGGTTACGGGGCTTGCTCCTGAAACCGTAAGCAAATATTACCACGACAAAGGAATAACGGCGGTGGAGATGGATACCCTTGAGGCTTTCTGCAAAGCCCTGGACTGCCAGCCCGGGGACCTCCTGGTCTACGTCCCAGACGGGGAGGAGAGCAGGCCTGAAGGTTAG
- a CDS encoding PIN domain-containing protein: MSVYVDTSAFLAVLDADDENHEAAKKVWTELLESREAIVCNSYVLVETYTLAQHRLGMAAVRAFHEDVFPVLQLEWIDDSLHQQAANALLTANRRNLSLVDCASFATMRRLGIKKAFAFDKHFSEQGFTCIPAGTS, translated from the coding sequence ATGAGTGTTTACGTGGATACCTCGGCTTTTCTGGCCGTTCTGGACGCCGACGACGAAAACCACGAAGCGGCAAAAAAAGTATGGACTGAACTGCTGGAGTCCCGCGAGGCCATTGTCTGCAACAGTTACGTGCTGGTGGAGACCTATACCCTGGCGCAGCACCGGTTAGGCATGGCGGCAGTGAGGGCTTTTCATGAAGACGTTTTTCCCGTCCTGCAGTTGGAATGGATCGATGATTCCCTTCACCAGCAGGCCGCCAACGCCCTGCTCACCGCCAACCGGAGAAATTTGAGTCTGGTTGATTGCGCCAGCTTTGCCACCATGCGGCGTCTGGGCATCAAAAAAGCTTTTGCTTTCGATAAACATTTTTCCGAGCAGGGATTTACATGCATACCGGCGGGCACCTCGTAG
- a CDS encoding ribbon-helix-helix protein, CopG family, with the protein MLRTQIQLTERQVAALKVRAAAEGVSLAELIRRCIDQALASSVGPEPTERIRRAAAVAGRFRSGTGDLAANHDRYLAEAFDK; encoded by the coding sequence ATGCTGCGAACTCAGATTCAGCTTACCGAGCGGCAGGTTGCCGCCTTGAAGGTCCGGGCGGCCGCGGAAGGCGTTTCCCTCGCCGAGTTAATCCGCCGGTGCATCGATCAGGCGCTTGCTTCTTCAGTGGGTCCGGAGCCAACAGAACGAATCCGGCGCGCTGCCGCTGTTGCCGGCCGTTTCCGCTCCGGTACGGGAGATCTGGCGGCTAACCACGACAGGTACCTTGCGGAGGCTTTTGACAAATGA
- a CDS encoding helix-turn-helix transcriptional regulator has product MELSPMVRIRICAHRVQQGLSIAEAAHRAGVSPVVWEGVESGSEPLTEELLSRIAQLLEVSVEYLLLGFDKIIYARWRDEAKAASRFGGCRHEEAAASPN; this is encoded by the coding sequence ATGGAGCTGAGTCCGATGGTCCGCATCCGCATTTGTGCACACAGAGTGCAGCAGGGCCTGTCCATCGCGGAGGCAGCACACAGGGCGGGTGTCTCTCCGGTTGTATGGGAAGGAGTGGAATCAGGGAGCGAGCCTCTGACAGAGGAGCTCCTGAGCCGCATTGCTCAGCTGCTGGAAGTCTCGGTAGAGTATCTTTTGCTGGGGTTCGATAAGATCATTTATGCAAGGTGGCGGGATGAGGCAAAAGCCGCTTCTCGATTCGGGGGCTGCCGGCATGAGGAAGCCGCAGCCTCGCCCAACTGA
- the cas6 gene encoding CRISPR system precrRNA processing endoribonuclease RAMP protein Cas6, producing MTLVPCPQGLALARYEIRFRAGADGVLLPPYKGSTFRGGFAGTFRRLVCTGGAGECKECPLKHNCPYPLVFESEPPPGSEALRSFDAIPRPFVLEPSPDPRTSYNPGEAFDFALILFGKARNLLPYFIVTLDEFSRRGIGKGRRPFVLEEIAAANPLTGVSAVVYHGGDRVVRPRDLSVAAEDVWSRAAAYPLDGLRRIEATFLTPARITHEGASIRAPEFHAVVRSLLRRVSSLCYFYHGFAYEADFPGIIRRAGEVRLVRNETSWVTVGRYSSRQARRVPLEGFVGRAVYEGPLGDFLPLLLLGELIHVGKGTVFGQGKFALRIFTD from the coding sequence TTGACTCTGGTTCCTTGCCCGCAGGGCCTGGCCCTCGCCCGCTACGAAATCCGTTTCCGCGCCGGCGCGGACGGCGTTCTCCTTCCTCCCTACAAGGGCTCCACCTTCCGGGGAGGCTTTGCCGGGACCTTCCGGCGCCTTGTCTGCACCGGCGGCGCCGGGGAGTGCAAGGAGTGCCCCTTGAAGCACAACTGCCCCTACCCCCTGGTCTTCGAAAGCGAACCCCCGCCCGGGTCCGAGGCCCTGCGCAGCTTTGATGCCATTCCCCGCCCCTTTGTTCTGGAGCCCTCCCCTGACCCCAGGACCTCCTACAATCCGGGTGAAGCCTTCGACTTTGCTTTGATCCTTTTCGGGAAGGCAAGGAACCTGCTTCCTTATTTTATCGTGACTCTTGATGAATTTTCCCGCCGCGGCATCGGAAAGGGGCGCAGGCCCTTTGTCCTGGAAGAGATTGCCGCGGCCAACCCCCTTACCGGCGTGAGCGCTGTTGTCTATCACGGCGGGGACCGGGTTGTAAGGCCCCGGGATCTCTCCGTTGCGGCCGAAGATGTCTGGAGCCGGGCCGCCGCATACCCCCTTGACGGCCTGCGGAGGATCGAGGCCACCTTCCTCACTCCCGCCCGGATCACCCATGAAGGCGCCTCCATCCGCGCCCCGGAGTTTCACGCTGTTGTGCGGAGCCTGCTCCGCCGCGTCTCCTCCCTCTGCTACTTCTATCACGGCTTCGCCTATGAAGCGGATTTCCCCGGCATTATCCGGCGCGCCGGGGAGGTGCGCCTGGTTCGGAACGAGACTTCCTGGGTCACGGTTGGGCGCTACTCCTCCCGTCAGGCGCGGCGGGTTCCCCTGGAGGGCTTTGTAGGAAGGGCGGTTTACGAGGGGCCCCTTGGCGATTTCCTTCCCCTGCTCCTGCTCGGGGAATTAATCCACGTGGGCAAGGGGACGGTCTTCGGCCAGGGAAAGTTTGCATTGCGCATTTTTACGGACTGA
- a CDS encoding WYL domain-containing protein, with amino-acid sequence MEIDRRVRAGLYPNARSLALELEVSERTIYQDRQFLVDRLGAPLAYDRGRGGWYYTDATWVLPSIMVTEGELLAFFLSVEAARRCLGTPFEAALRSAVAKITGSLRAPVEVNLEELRECYAFASLPTLGAREDFLLDLHRAIQERRQVRIHYYTASRGCWQERVVDPYHLYNRGGDWYLIAFDHLRSAYRTFHTGRVDRWEVLASGFTRDSGFRLEEWMAQAFQLERGEEPVEVAVRFDAYQARYIRERRWHATQTVEELPDGGLILRFRTGGLAEVRRWVMGYGSHAEVLAPESLREEVAAEARAVVALYEGSSSGR; translated from the coding sequence ATGGAGATCGACCGCCGGGTGCGGGCAGGACTCTACCCCAACGCCCGGAGCCTGGCCCTGGAGCTGGAGGTGAGTGAGCGCACCATCTACCAGGACCGGCAGTTCCTCGTCGACAGGCTCGGGGCTCCCCTTGCCTACGACCGGGGACGCGGCGGGTGGTACTACACCGATGCGACCTGGGTCCTGCCCAGCATCATGGTCACCGAAGGGGAGCTCCTTGCCTTCTTCCTGAGCGTGGAGGCGGCGCGCCGCTGCCTGGGCACTCCCTTTGAGGCCGCCCTGCGCTCGGCAGTTGCCAAAATCACAGGCAGCCTCAGGGCACCGGTGGAGGTAAACCTGGAGGAGCTGCGGGAGTGCTATGCCTTTGCTTCCCTTCCCACCCTGGGGGCGCGGGAGGATTTTCTCCTCGACCTGCACCGCGCGATCCAGGAGCGGCGCCAGGTGCGGATCCACTACTACACCGCGAGCCGGGGCTGCTGGCAGGAGCGGGTGGTGGACCCCTACCACCTCTACAACCGGGGCGGCGACTGGTACCTGATCGCCTTCGACCACCTCCGCTCTGCCTACCGCACCTTCCATACCGGCCGCGTCGACCGCTGGGAGGTGCTGGCCTCCGGATTCACCCGCGACTCTGGCTTTCGCCTGGAGGAGTGGATGGCGCAGGCCTTCCAGCTGGAGCGGGGGGAGGAGCCGGTGGAGGTTGCGGTTCGCTTCGATGCCTACCAGGCCCGCTACATCCGGGAGCGGCGCTGGCACGCCACCCAGACGGTGGAAGAGTTGCCGGACGGCGGTTTAATCCTCCGCTTCCGGACCGGCGGCCTGGCGGAGGTCAGGCGGTGGGTGATGGGGTACGGCAGCCACGCCGAGGTCCTCGCCCCAGAGAGCCTGCGGGAGGAAGTGGCCGCCGAAGCCCGCGCCGTCGTGGCATTATATGAGGGGTCGTCGAGCGGGAGATGA
- a CDS encoding macro domain-containing protein: MEKTISGVKVECVLGDITRQLGFDAVVNAANAQLRRGGGVAGAIHRAAGPGLEEECRPLAPIRPGTAVITGGHNLPNRYVIHCLGPVYGVDRPSDQLLANCYRNALKLADQHGITSLAFPAISTGAFGYPMEEAAEVAFRAVAEVIPSLKSVRHIRFVLRDEEALEIHEQALARCLP; this comes from the coding sequence ATGGAGAAGACGATATCGGGCGTCAAGGTCGAGTGTGTTCTGGGGGACATAACCCGGCAATTAGGGTTTGACGCCGTGGTCAACGCGGCCAACGCCCAGCTCCGGCGCGGGGGTGGGGTGGCAGGTGCGATCCACCGGGCGGCCGGGCCGGGGCTGGAGGAAGAGTGCCGGCCGCTGGCTCCGATCAGGCCGGGGACGGCCGTGATCACCGGCGGGCACAACCTGCCCAACCGTTACGTCATCCACTGCCTGGGGCCTGTTTACGGCGTAGACCGGCCCTCCGACCAGCTGCTTGCCAATTGCTACCGGAATGCCCTGAAGCTTGCCGATCAGCATGGAATAACGTCGCTGGCTTTTCCTGCCATTTCCACAGGGGCGTTCGGGTATCCCATGGAGGAGGCGGCAGAAGTGGCCTTCAGGGCGGTAGCTGAAGTAATTCCCTCCTTAAAGTCGGTCAGGCATATCCGCTTTGTCCTCCGGGACGAGGAAGCTCTGGAGATTCACGAGCAGGCCCTGGCGCGGTGCCTGCCGTAG
- a CDS encoding serine hydrolase, whose amino-acid sequence MLIESRKVRRVQEKAAGDPSTVSALKRTPERSGTGRFGFEKLIIASSLAVLVLLLILLQGRLPGPRFKPLPPWLDRPDYGPLKQEVGRYLGTLEGIYAVYFKDLASGQVWGINERVPIPPASCIKVPVVLYLYRQVAEGRLHWYDRVRYQAAADYQGGAGALQYTARDGDTFSLRCLATVSITISDNIAHNMLVRSLGYENVMNFIQSIGPETTGPYGSDSSTARDLGAFAEAVARFAMENPGEGGRLIDDLSHTIFHVGLPGRLPADLQVAHKEGSIHGVADDMGIVFGRRPYILVVMSKGIPDEDTGFRNIAEISRIVYSYQQQFPAAPDLGLPRK is encoded by the coding sequence ATGCTAATAGAAAGCAGGAAAGTTAGAAGGGTGCAAGAGAAAGCAGCAGGTGATCCCTCTACCGTGTCTGCGTTGAAAAGAACTCCTGAGAGGTCCGGCACCGGGCGGTTTGGATTCGAAAAGCTGATTATCGCCTCTTCCCTGGCAGTCCTGGTCCTGCTCCTGATCCTGCTGCAGGGGCGCCTGCCCGGCCCCCGGTTCAAACCCCTGCCGCCCTGGCTCGACCGGCCGGATTACGGGCCCCTCAAACAGGAGGTTGGCAGGTACCTGGGAACGCTGGAGGGGATCTATGCCGTTTACTTTAAGGATCTGGCATCAGGTCAGGTGTGGGGGATCAACGAGAGGGTGCCCATTCCCCCGGCCAGCTGCATCAAGGTGCCGGTGGTCCTTTACCTGTACCGGCAGGTGGCGGAGGGGAGACTGCACTGGTACGACCGCGTCCGCTACCAGGCGGCGGCCGACTACCAGGGGGGAGCGGGAGCCCTCCAGTATACAGCAAGGGATGGAGACACCTTTTCCCTGCGCTGCCTGGCTACTGTTTCCATAACGATCAGCGACAACATTGCCCACAACATGCTGGTGCGCTCGCTGGGCTATGAAAATGTCATGAATTTTATTCAGAGCATCGGCCCGGAAACAACCGGGCCTTACGGAAGCGACTCATCAACGGCCCGGGACCTGGGAGCTTTTGCGGAGGCGGTTGCCAGGTTCGCGATGGAGAACCCGGGGGAGGGCGGGAGGCTCATCGACGACCTTTCCCATACCATCTTCCATGTCGGACTGCCGGGAAGGCTCCCCGCCGACCTGCAGGTAGCTCATAAAGAAGGGAGCATCCACGGAGTCGCCGACGACATGGGGATCGTCTTCGGCAGGCGCCCCTACATCCTGGTGGTCATGTCAAAGGGAATACCTGACGAGGACACCGGCTTCCGCAACATCGCCGAAATCTCCCGGATTGTTTACAGCTACCAACAGCAGTTTCCGGCCGCTCCCGACCTGGGCCTTCCCCGTAAATAG
- the cas3 gene encoding CRISPR-associated helicase Cas3' — MIPHRLRKKGHILGCSSIPLWGSTMTDLLWPAWLDDVWAKSPVEDGKPGESLALHTWQVLQRLSELVVLRPDLPQVVGFPGLWEALFWACWLHDFGKATRGFQAFLREGPRWAHRHEVLSLAFIDWLGETIGAEEAVWVAAGIVFHHRDAVEIAMRYLGPGEAHAEVLESMADDVEDLVLVGLWRWLHECYPSWIKSLSLHSTVRQPVLLPLEEAVGVFRRNAAASIRSRLLDLRRWERQLTAPKNLVMAALALRGHMTISDHTASAHAGAVPGLPLVKPDDLMARWGLSEASIYPHQRACLHAKGSAILVAPTGSGKTEAALLWACTQAKDGKLPRLFYTLPYQASMNAMYDRLQKTFPGCVGLEHSRSVLALYRRLLEDNYDRREAARLARWEKNLARLHYYPVRVLSPYQMLKGPYRIKGYEALLTDFFGGAFVFDEVHAYEANRMAAILATVKYLRDHFGARFFVMSATLPGLLRARLASALGPAHVIEAAPEVFAAFQRHRLIIREGELFEERWLDQVAHEVLEGRSVLVCCNTVKRAQRACGELERRLAGRPEVVLLHGRFNGRDRLCKEKVVQDASGVGSSARRPVVVVATQVVEVSLDIDLDVMYSDPAPLEALIQRFGRINRRRRREWAPVNVFTEPVDGQQIYAADLVRRSLEVLKENDGKLIDEGMITAWLDRIYADDAAARWTREYDEAYDNFMAACLETLRPFDASEELEEMFYQAFDSIEVLPACLESEYQQHMSAGEPLEAAQLLVPITWRRYCALRQQGLVEEEKRGPVRVVDVPYTTEMGLLVGMTS, encoded by the coding sequence TTGATCCCACATCGCCTCAGGAAAAAGGGGCACATCTTGGGCTGTTCTTCCATACCTTTGTGGGGGAGTACGATGACCGACCTCTTGTGGCCGGCGTGGCTGGATGACGTGTGGGCGAAAAGCCCGGTGGAGGACGGCAAACCTGGCGAAAGCCTCGCCTTGCACACCTGGCAGGTATTGCAGAGGCTTTCCGAACTGGTTGTCCTGCGGCCTGACCTGCCGCAAGTGGTTGGCTTTCCTGGTCTGTGGGAGGCGCTTTTCTGGGCCTGCTGGTTGCACGATTTCGGCAAGGCAACGCGCGGATTCCAGGCTTTTTTGCGCGAGGGTCCCCGGTGGGCGCACCGGCACGAGGTGCTTTCGCTGGCGTTCATCGACTGGCTTGGCGAGACCATTGGCGCGGAAGAAGCGGTGTGGGTGGCAGCGGGCATAGTTTTCCACCACAGGGATGCAGTGGAAATCGCGATGCGCTATCTTGGTCCCGGTGAAGCGCATGCCGAAGTTCTGGAATCTATGGCCGACGATGTTGAAGACTTGGTGTTAGTGGGGCTCTGGCGGTGGTTGCATGAGTGTTACCCATCGTGGATCAAGTCACTCTCCCTGCATTCCACGGTACGCCAGCCTGTACTTCTTCCGCTAGAGGAAGCCGTAGGTGTCTTCCGCCGCAACGCCGCCGCAAGTATCCGCAGCCGCCTGCTTGACCTGCGCCGGTGGGAGCGCCAGCTTACTGCTCCGAAGAACCTGGTTATGGCTGCCCTGGCGCTGCGGGGCCACATGACGATTAGCGATCATACGGCTTCGGCGCATGCCGGTGCCGTACCGGGGTTGCCTCTGGTTAAACCCGATGATCTGATGGCGCGATGGGGTCTGTCCGAGGCTAGTATTTACCCACACCAGCGGGCCTGCCTCCATGCAAAGGGTTCGGCCATTTTAGTGGCGCCCACAGGGAGCGGGAAAACCGAGGCGGCTCTCTTGTGGGCTTGCACGCAGGCAAAGGACGGAAAGTTGCCGCGCCTCTTTTACACCCTCCCTTACCAGGCCAGCATGAATGCGATGTACGACCGGCTGCAGAAAACTTTTCCCGGCTGCGTCGGGCTGGAGCATAGCCGCAGCGTGCTCGCCCTCTACCGCCGACTACTTGAGGATAACTACGACCGGCGCGAGGCCGCGCGACTCGCGCGCTGGGAAAAGAACCTGGCTCGTCTGCATTATTACCCGGTGCGGGTGCTCAGCCCGTACCAGATGTTGAAAGGTCCTTATCGCATCAAGGGTTACGAAGCGTTGCTCACTGACTTCTTTGGCGGAGCCTTTGTCTTCGATGAGGTACACGCTTACGAAGCGAATAGAATGGCGGCCATCCTGGCCACAGTGAAATATCTGCGGGACCATTTCGGGGCGCGGTTTTTTGTGATGTCGGCAACCCTTCCTGGATTGCTGCGGGCGCGGCTTGCGTCCGCCCTGGGCCCGGCTCACGTCATTGAGGCTGCGCCGGAGGTCTTCGCGGCGTTCCAACGGCATCGGTTGATAATCCGGGAAGGTGAGTTATTTGAAGAACGCTGGCTGGACCAGGTTGCTCATGAAGTTCTAGAAGGCCGGAGTGTTCTGGTATGCTGCAACACGGTTAAGCGCGCCCAGAGGGCGTGCGGCGAACTTGAGCGACGGCTGGCCGGGCGGCCCGAGGTGGTTCTATTACACGGGCGTTTCAACGGTCGGGATCGCCTGTGCAAAGAAAAGGTGGTGCAAGATGCTTCGGGTGTGGGCTCTTCTGCGCGCAGGCCAGTAGTGGTCGTGGCCACCCAGGTAGTTGAAGTGAGCCTGGACATTGACCTGGATGTTATGTACTCTGATCCTGCGCCGCTCGAAGCTCTGATCCAGCGGTTCGGCCGTATTAACCGGCGGCGGCGTCGAGAGTGGGCACCGGTCAATGTTTTTACCGAACCGGTCGACGGGCAGCAAATTTACGCTGCGGACCTGGTCCGGCGGTCCCTAGAAGTGTTGAAGGAGAATGATGGAAAACTGATCGACGAAGGCATGATTACGGCTTGGCTGGACCGAATTTACGCTGATGATGCTGCCGCGCGCTGGACCAGAGAATACGATGAGGCTTACGATAATTTTATGGCGGCGTGTTTGGAAACGCTGCGTCCTTTTGATGCAAGCGAGGAGCTGGAAGAGATGTTTTACCAGGCTTTCGACAGCATCGAGGTACTGCCGGCCTGCCTGGAAAGTGAATACCAGCAGCACATGAGTGCGGGCGAACCACTGGAAGCAGCCCAGCTTCTTGTGCCCATTACCTGGCGGCGATACTGTGCGCTACGACAACAAGGACTGGTGGAAGAAGAAAAGCGGGGGCCCGTCAGGGTGGTAGATGTGCCGTATACCACCGAGATGGGCCTGTTGGTAGGTATGACATCTTAA
- the cas7i gene encoding type I-B CRISPR-associated protein Cas7/Cst2/DevR has translation MAFVTGLFLVDAPASALNNLGNIPGERYDNSVGVKVIRTREGIYPYVSAQAFRYWLRTTLEKSGLGWVAAPVYREEKIAYTDANPIRWWDDDLFGYMRAPSKRESARAKREADESRAGETETVDTVTRAAPFRVSTLVSLAPVTPTSDFGVMSRQEGDPVPHEHQFYRATLKGLFSLDLKASGTFWYRQKTGFRNLDDVRMEEARRTGLIHLESEKAYRLPLEQRIQRVATLFEGMAILNGGAKQTLHYTDVAPPLVIMAVTKGGNHIFHYVVGATGRGLPELKLEALKEALAVFREEILSDVYVGWVRGYLDEERAKLEDFAATLEGQRVKIGHPREAFKALIEALKNPTNAASWME, from the coding sequence ATGGCTTTTGTCACCGGGCTTTTCTTGGTCGATGCTCCCGCGTCAGCTTTGAACAATCTTGGCAATATTCCCGGCGAACGCTATGACAACAGTGTGGGTGTAAAAGTAATTCGCACCAGGGAAGGCATTTATCCTTACGTCTCGGCGCAGGCTTTCCGGTACTGGCTGCGGACGACATTAGAAAAATCTGGTCTCGGCTGGGTAGCAGCCCCGGTTTACCGTGAGGAAAAAATCGCTTACACCGACGCGAATCCTATCCGGTGGTGGGACGATGACCTCTTCGGGTACATGCGCGCCCCGTCCAAACGGGAGTCGGCTAGGGCGAAACGCGAGGCGGACGAGTCGCGCGCAGGCGAAACAGAGACGGTCGACACCGTTACCAGGGCGGCGCCCTTCAGGGTTAGTACGCTGGTTTCTCTAGCGCCCGTAACACCTACGAGCGACTTTGGTGTGATGTCTCGGCAGGAAGGCGACCCGGTGCCGCACGAACACCAGTTCTACCGGGCAACGCTTAAGGGTCTTTTTTCTCTAGATCTGAAAGCCAGCGGTACTTTTTGGTACCGGCAGAAGACCGGCTTCCGGAATCTCGATGACGTCCGGATGGAAGAGGCCAGGCGGACCGGACTGATTCACCTGGAAAGCGAAAAGGCGTATCGACTGCCACTTGAGCAGCGGATTCAACGAGTGGCGACTCTGTTTGAAGGAATGGCCATCCTTAACGGGGGCGCCAAACAAACTCTCCATTACACCGATGTGGCCCCTCCCCTCGTTATTATGGCCGTTACTAAGGGAGGCAACCATATTTTTCATTACGTCGTGGGGGCAACCGGCAGGGGCCTCCCGGAACTGAAACTGGAGGCTTTGAAAGAAGCGCTTGCCGTGTTCCGGGAGGAAATCCTTTCGGATGTCTATGTGGGCTGGGTGCGCGGCTACCTCGATGAAGAGCGGGCGAAGCTTGAGGATTTTGCCGCCACATTGGAAGGGCAACGGGTGAAAATCGGTCATCCACGGGAGGCCTTCAAGGCGCTGATTGAAGCGCTAAAGAACCCGACGAATGCTGCTTCCTGGATGGAGTAG